AGATGTTGTGTATTCTATGCACTTATATGAAACAGCCGACTTCGTTACAACGTTCGTAAGGGAGAGAGGTTGGAAGATCACATTTCAGAAGGTTTATAAATTCGAGATACCGTGGATGTTTAGTTTCCACAAAAAAGAGAAAAAGGAGTTTAAAGTTCTTCTGATGCGCATTGCGAAGTAAGGTGATAATTGATGAAAGTCAAGAAGTGCGTATTTCCAGGCGATGAAGTAGCCGTTGTTGAAGAATTTATCCCTGGCGAGGGCACCTATGAAATAGACGGAAAGATTTATTCAGCATATTGTGGACACCTAATACTTGATCATGAAGAGAAAGTAGCAAAGGTCTCGGCGAGAAACCCGCCATTAACGTTAAAAGTGGGGGACATTGTGTACGCTGAAATAACTGATGTCAAGAGCACAATGGCAATATGCGAAGTCATTGCTGTTGAAGGAAGAGAACGCAATATTGCTGGTGAAACAAATGCAACGATACACGTGTCTAAAGTCTCTTCAGGATATACACAGGACGTCGGAAAAGAGATCAGACCTAGTGATGTAGTGAGGGCAAGGGTTGTTCAAGTCAAACCCTCTCTTCAACTTTCTACGATTGGACACCACTTCGGCGTGATTCTTGCATTATGCAGAAAATGTCGGATGCCACTCAAAAAGAGGGATAAAAAGCTCTATTGCGAGCGATGTGAGAGGTTTGAGGATAGAAAGGTGGCTGACGACTACGGTGAGGTAAGGTTTTGAACGAGTCAGAAAATTGCCTCGTTCAACTCACGTCAGTAATCAAAAAACATGAGCGGTTATCATTATGCAAAAGGATATATCCCCCATCGATGTTAAACAATAACAGGGAGAACGAATGACAAAGACCACAGAAGATCTGGTCCGCGAAATCAACGAGCTAAGAAACGAGTTGAAACAGATGAAAGAAATTGTCAATATGCTCTTCAGCCTTGTTGTCGAGGCGGAAGAGGATGATATGGACGAATATATAGAATACCCGATGTTTGGAGGGGTTGAACAGAATAGGCTAAACAATTGAATGTGCACACCTTCTTTTTGCTTTCAGATCAGTAGATTGTCCACAGCCCCGCAATGGAATGATCATTTGGCGACGTAATCGATAAGCCAGAATAAATGCTTACTAGGTGACAAAGTGAAACTCGTGAGTTTGATTTCAGGAGGAATAGACTCGCCAGTAGCAGCGTTCCTAATGTTGAGAAGGGGGTTTTGTATCACTTTGTTGCATATGAGTCAACAACCGTTCACCGACGGATCGAATGTTCAAAAGGTCAGGGATGTCGCAAGAAGGCTTATGGAATTTGGCTCAGATAGGATTGAAGTCTACGTGGCTCCCTTTGGAGAGGGGCAGTCGCACATTGCTGAAAACTGTGATGATGGTTTCCAATGTATATTGTGCAAAATGCTGATGTTGAAAATTGCTGAGCACTTTGCACGCAAAATAGGTGCTGAGGGCATTGTTACGGGTGATTCCCTAGGACAAGTGGCGTCTCAAACTCTTCATAACATCTCGGTAGAACAGCACGACATATCGCTACCGATCTTGAGACCGCTGATAGGATTTGACAAAATGGAAATAGAGAAAATTGCAAAATCGATCGGTACATACTCGATTTCAATTCGGCAAGCTATGACATGTCCGTTTGTACCGCGGCGACCTATAACCAAAGGTGATCTCAAAAGCGCTCTTCAACAGGCAACTAAGATTCAAATTGATTTGCTGGCCAATCAGATCTCTTTGAAGATCACGAAATTAGAGTTCTAAATGAGGAAATAACAGCAATATTCCCGAGCTGAGATATACGCTGTCAGGGGAGTACTTTGCATTTCTTGCGGGATATTTCATCCACTTCGTACAGCATCGACATGGTTATCCTGGATACATACTTCGCCTGTACCGCTGAAATGTATAGGGTATTCTTCCCAATAGCTATTTTCAAGTCAGTATCCTTTGGCGGCTTGACTTCGATTGGAAGTATTACAGGTCCATAGCAAGTAGTTGATAGTCTGTAGTCTCTTCTTTTTCTTCTGATGAAGTCTATTACTTCTTGATCCACTTGGATATTCTGCATAACCAGGAGGCAAATGAGAATGACAGTATTTAACAATGCCTTGGCATAATTTCGAATTAAATGAAAAGAGTTGCATATCAATCAAAAAAGAAAAATGGAAACGAATTGGTATATTCAAGAATATGAACAAATCATCCACAGTGATCTATGTTCTCGACACGTCAGCATTTTTCGCTATGCAAGATCTACCACAGGAGGTAGAATTTGCTGCGCCACCGCGAGTAATGGACGAACTAAAGAAGTTTGGAGATAGACGTGCTGAGTATTGGGAATTTAGAATCAAAATCATGTCCCCATCTCCCGAATCGATAAAGAAGACAACGGATCAGGCGAGGAGAACAGGGGATATCCATCGTCTATCAGAAACGGACCTCGAAGTCCTAGCGCTCGCTTATGATCTTGATGGGATTATTATGACTGATGACTATTCAATCCAGAACGTAGCGAAGACGATGAATATCAGCTACGTCAACCTAAATACAAAAGGAATTACAGAAGTCTATAAATGGGTTATGAAATGCGAGGGTTGTGGAAGGACCTTTAGGGAAGAAATCCAGAATTGTCCTATATGTGGTTGCACGCTCAAGTGCAAGCGTGTCAGGAAAAGAAAGTAAGAGATGCGATGATAGCTACTAGATATTCTATCAAGTTATAAACGCCCTCGAGTAAAGTCTGAATTTTTTTCGTCTTTCGAATTGCATTGCTACTATCGCTTTCCGTGCAATTGTATGGTCGGATCTTAGAGAAAAATCAAATAAAATAACCACGAGAATTGCAATCATTCTCCTGGGTGCAGTCGATAGCAGAGATAAATCCGCAGGCATGAGTGATCGATGTATGAACGAGTCTAGATGAGGATTTCAAATCGACTAAGGTATTAGTGATCGACATCGTATTATTCGTGCCATCCTTCTTCTTCCAAGTAACCTCATTGCCCACTCCAAACTCCTTTCATTGCCCCAGCACAAGTCGGCGAGCCTCTTAGTAACTAACGCGGTTCTAAGAGGCTTCTCTACATGTTTCTTGCATTCTCGGGCGTACCTAGATAGTGATTCTCCCGATAGGACAACTTTTGATGCTACCTCACCAGCAATTCTTCCACAGATCATTGCAGTAGGGATTCCGCCCCCATTGACTGTCATCACATGCCCTGCCGCATCGCCGACGATCAATACTCTTTCATTAAAGTTCGGTCGCAGTGGTCCGCCCATAGGTACAAATTTCCCTCTTGGTCTTCTGTTCAAATTGAATTTCTTTCTGTTTGCAAAATTCATTAGATATTCAAATAGAGAACTTTTCGAAAACCTGCGAGCGATGCCGACGCCGACATTTGCGCCGTCCCGCTTTGGAAGAATCCATGCATATCCGCCCGGTGCAATATTTCCAAAATACATCTCGGCTACCGGTTCGAATTGCCCGTTAGCTTGAGAGGTGATTGCTGGGTAAAGCACTTCATTTCTGGGCAGACCAGAACTTTTTGCCACACTAGATAACGGGCCATCGGCACCTATAATGATTTTAGCACGTATTCCCCCATGTGAGGTTTCGGCACCATCTGCCGTCATCGAAATGAAAGTGCATCCTGTAATAATTCTTGCGCCTGCTTTGGAAGCTTCGATCGCTAGGTATTGATCGAATCGGTCGCGGTCGATAGTAAACCCCCTGAAGTCAATTTCATATGTTTTGAGATGCGGTGAATAAAGTCGTATGATATCCGTTCGACGTGAAACAAGATGCTTGGGAAAATCGAAAAGCGACTCGACCTCTCCAACATGCGGGAAAATTCTCTTGATTTCTTCTGATTCTGGAAGAAATTCTCCGCATGCAAAAGGTACTCCAATCTGCTTCTTGCGTTCAATGAGAACGACTTCAGCCCCGTTCAATGCGGCGTATTTCGCTGCGGTACAACCTGCTGGGCCACCACCGACGACTAGAATGTCAGCCGACAATTCATCAGCCATACCCAAGCTCCCATCCATTACCATTCATTTGCTCCTCTATTCTCGTATCTTTTGAGTATCATTCCACTGTATCCTAAGCAATTTCACGATTCTCTTTCTACCACAGTATTTGCCAGTGATCGTAGCGCCTCGATGTAGACCGATGAATCAAGAGTGGCCAATGAATCTACAGCTCTCCTGGAGAACTCAACTGCTTTTTCCTTTGATAACCGAATTGCTTCCGATCCGCTCATAATTTTGAGCGCCTCTTCAACTTCCTTCTTTCTTTTTTTCTTCTTCTCAAAGAGCTCTGATAACCGCCTTCCCGTAACCCCGTCCTCCATTGCTAAGATGATCGGGAGAGTTGGCGTTCCATCATAAAAATCCATCCCTTTTGGTTTCCCCAGAGAATCCTCACGGCCAATGATGTCCAATATGTCATCCATTATCTGGAATGCCATTCCAAGGTTAAGTCCGTAAGACCCAAAGGCCTCAATAGCCCCAGCGGAGCCACCGCCTAGAAGCGTACCGACTTTTGCACTAGCTTCTATAGGTTTTGCCGTTTTTCCCTCTATGATCTTCAAATAAGTCTCTATAGAGGTTGAGGGGTCATTCATATGCTCAACCTGCATAATTTCGCCCTCAGCCATACATGAACACGCGTCTGCGATAATCTCTACTACTTCCTTGCTGAAAGATCCGCCCGCCCTGAAGCCCTTTACAAAGAGAAAATCGCCAGCAACTAACGAAAGTTGAACACCATATTTTCTGTGAGCTGAGATTTTGCCACGTCTCTTAGTGCCACCATCATTGATATCATCGTGGATAAGCGTCGCACTATGTATGAGTTCAAATGCCGCGGCAATCCCAACAACCCTAGCAACGTCTACCCCACCAACGGCTCGATAACTGAGAATGGCTACACCAGGACGAATGCGCTTTCCTCCAGCACCTATCACGTGCATTGATATTTCGGTGAGGAGACGTTGCTTGGAGTGTATGCACCTCCTGATTTCCTCTTCGACCAAATTTAGTTCATTTTTTATTGGCTGGTCCCAGCTCATCAATATCGAGGTGCCTAATGTTGATAACATACTTATTTATTACTTCAGAATTTTTCATTTGTGTTGGTTTAAATCACGATGAAT
The nucleotide sequence above comes from Methanomassiliicoccales archaeon. Encoded proteins:
- a CDS encoding exosome complex RNA-binding protein Csl4, with the translated sequence MKVKKCVFPGDEVAVVEEFIPGEGTYEIDGKIYSAYCGHLILDHEEKVAKVSARNPPLTLKVGDIVYAEITDVKSTMAICEVIAVEGRERNIAGETNATIHVSKVSSGYTQDVGKEIRPSDVVRARVVQVKPSLQLSTIGHHFGVILALCRKCRMPLKKRDKKLYCERCERFEDRKVADDYGEVRF
- a CDS encoding tRNA 4-thiouridine(8) synthase ThiI; translation: MKLVSLISGGIDSPVAAFLMLRRGFCITLLHMSQQPFTDGSNVQKVRDVARRLMEFGSDRIEVYVAPFGEGQSHIAENCDDGFQCILCKMLMLKIAEHFARKIGAEGIVTGDSLGQVASQTLHNISVEQHDISLPILRPLIGFDKMEIEKIAKSIGTYSISIRQAMTCPFVPRRPITKGDLKSALQQATKIQIDLLANQISLKITKLEF
- a CDS encoding nucleic acid-binding protein, yielding MNKSSTVIYVLDTSAFFAMQDLPQEVEFAAPPRVMDELKKFGDRRAEYWEFRIKIMSPSPESIKKTTDQARRTGDIHRLSETDLEVLALAYDLDGIIMTDDYSIQNVAKTMNISYVNLNTKGITEVYKWVMKCEGCGRTFREEIQNCPICGCTLKCKRVRKRK
- a CDS encoding NAD(P)/FAD-dependent oxidoreductase, which produces MADELSADILVVGGGPAGCTAAKYAALNGAEVVLIERKKQIGVPFACGEFLPESEEIKRIFPHVGEVESLFDFPKHLVSRRTDIIRLYSPHLKTYEIDFRGFTIDRDRFDQYLAIEASKAGARIITGCTFISMTADGAETSHGGIRAKIIIGADGPLSSVAKSSGLPRNEVLYPAITSQANGQFEPVAEMYFGNIAPGGYAWILPKRDGANVGVGIARRFSKSSLFEYLMNFANRKKFNLNRRPRGKFVPMGGPLRPNFNERVLIVGDAAGHVMTVNGGGIPTAMICGRIAGEVASKVVLSGESLSRYARECKKHVEKPLRTALVTKRLADLCWGNERSLEWAMRLLGRRRMARIIRCRSLIP
- a CDS encoding polyprenyl synthetase family protein, yielding MSWDQPIKNELNLVEEEIRRCIHSKQRLLTEISMHVIGAGGKRIRPGVAILSYRAVGGVDVARVVGIAAAFELIHSATLIHDDINDGGTKRRGKISAHRKYGVQLSLVAGDFLFVKGFRAGGSFSKEVVEIIADACSCMAEGEIMQVEHMNDPSTSIETYLKIIEGKTAKPIEASAKVGTLLGGGSAGAIEAFGSYGLNLGMAFQIMDDILDIIGREDSLGKPKGMDFYDGTPTLPIILAMEDGVTGRRLSELFEKKKKRKKEVEEALKIMSGSEAIRLSKEKAVEFSRRAVDSLATLDSSVYIEALRSLANTVVERES